One stretch of Odocoileus virginianus isolate 20LAN1187 ecotype Illinois chromosome 26, Ovbor_1.2, whole genome shotgun sequence DNA includes these proteins:
- the UQCC5 gene encoding ubiquinol-cytochrome c reductase complex assembly factor 5: MSGMFSRAQVRRVLQRVPGKQRFGVYRFLPFFFVLGGTMEWIMIKVRVGQETFYDVYRRKASERQYQRRLQDASETELQQSIK; this comes from the exons ATGTCCGGCATGTTTTCCAGGGCCCAGGTGAGGCGGGTTCTGCAGCGGGTGCCCGGGAAGCAGCGATTCGGCGTCTACAGGTTTTTGCCCTTCTTTTTTGTCCTCGGAGGAACGATGGAGTGGATCATGATTAAAGTGCGCGTGGGCCAGGAGACCTTTT ATGACGTCTACCGCAGAAAAGCCTCAGAAAGACAGTATCAGAGAAGGCTGCAAGATGCATCAGAGACTGAACTTCAGCAGTCAATAAAGTAA